One genomic segment of Gorilla gorilla gorilla isolate KB3781 chromosome 23, NHGRI_mGorGor1-v2.1_pri, whole genome shotgun sequence includes these proteins:
- the RANBP1 gene encoding ran-specific GTPase-activating protein isoform X7, giving the protein MGGRSAQAGLGTRITPMMELKPNAGSDRAWVWNTHADFADECPKPELLAIRFLNAENAQKFKTKFEECRKEIEEREKKGDVVPWVGGLLCRLTLHLTILPGGCFFCLPDKHSRVLWPPHVSRVMQLPGDTGASWGALSTCQCCWPQSNWAGIGVRALPGAHQKVLYDGPRFVSQRAWSPLP; this is encoded by the exons TCACGCCGATGATGGAGCTGAAGCCCAACGCAGGTAGCGACCGTGCCTGGGTCTGGAACACCCACGCTGACTTCGCCGACGAGTGCCCCAAGCCAGAGCTGCTGGCCATCCGCTTCCTGAATGCTGAGA ATGCACAGAAATTCAAAACAAAGTTTGAAGAATGCAGGAAAGAGAtcgaagagagagaaaagaaaggtgaCGTGGTGCCATGGGTTGGGGGGCTTCTTTGCAGACTCACTCTGCATCTGACTATACTTCCAGGCGGGTGCTTTTTCTGTCTGCCagataaacattccagggtgctGTGGCCGCCTCACGTATCCAGGGTGATGCAGCTCCCTGGGGACACAGGTGCTTCCTGGGGAGCCCTGAGCACTTGTCAGTGTTGCTGGCCTCAGTCCAATTGGGCAGGCATTGGAGTCCGGGCACTGCCTGGAGCTCACCAGAAGGTGCTTTATGATGGTCCTCGGTTTGTCTCTCAGAGGGCTTGGTCACCTCTGCCATGA